Proteins encoded by one window of Haliotis asinina isolate JCU_RB_2024 chromosome 6, JCU_Hal_asi_v2, whole genome shotgun sequence:
- the LOC137287782 gene encoding PR domain zinc finger protein 13-like has protein sequence MSSEEVSESGAVPVYPGSYRGNITVFAGTDIPSHTNAGPYPTEAVIGLHTMDSQTIGHVLEVVYKDGRVMLPNHATDTWLLHVQPARDRHEQNVETYRDVKGHLFLRFLRHINKGEQLLVWYSDDLARQSGIPILSPDNIRGNQQYMCTECQKIFKYPNSLKAHIRFRCIEKKPGVTDRLHAPPVFTVRSMLNLPLTGDAPQSASLPSVGAFLTSRSKSGSSKDSLENWLLTRATTQLQLPTTELSAFRPHYKVADDPGEPDRLEATNTDQGVLNLSVREAPKHPLPQQTQTSMTGVSQPIQIFNHIHPPAFPIAIDHSALRLYYPYLNPMHEQTRLCCGSLPTHTSLTEQREACVSQYGRHLLRATSNAKHARQAISPQCYQSHMAEPSTEKSSASSMPFPFPMPSETEGEPLDLIPRSLFTSKSRKGHLCIYCGKLYSRKYGLKIHLRTHTGYKPLKCKVCLRPFGDPSNLNKHVRLHAEGETPYRCEFCGKVLVRRRDLERHIRSRHPDKAEKQLEDKVLSDGEHADTTTADTDDTLDREIVVT, from the exons ATGTCGTCAGAAGAAGTTTCAGAGAGCGGTGCCGTTCCGGTGTACCCCGGTTCCTACAGGGGCAATATTACCGTGTTTGCTGGGACAGATATCCCCTCCCACACCAACGCAGGTCCCTACCCCACGGAGGCTGTTATAGGGCTGCATACCATGGATTCTCAAACTATTGGGCATGTTCTGGAG GTTGTATATAAAGATGGCCGAGTGATGTTGCCGAACCACGCCACcgacacttggttgctacatgTGCAACCAGCACGTGACAGGCACGAGCAGAACGTTGAAACGTACCGAGATGTTAAAGGACACCTTTTCTTGCGTTTTCTTCGACACATCAATAAAGGGGAGCAACTCTTGGTATGGTACAGCGACGATTTGGCTCGGCAGAGCGGTATCCCAATCCTGTCTCCAGACAATATCAGAG GTAACCAGCAATATATGTGCACTGAGTGTCAGAAGATATTCAAGTATCCCAACAGTCTTAAAGCTCACATTCGCTTCCGATGTATTGAGAAGAAGCCTGGGGTTACAGACAGATTACATGCACCTCCTGTGTTCACCGTTAGATCCATGCTTAACCTGCCATTGACTGGGGATGCTCCACAAAGTGCCTCACTCCCTTCAGTGGGGGCCTTCCTCACAAGCAGAAGTAAATCTGGTTCTTCAAAAGATTCCCTAGAAAACTGGTTATTGACAAGGGCCACCACACAGCTGCAACTGCCGACTACTGAGCTGTCTGCCTTCAGACCCCACTATAAGGTAGCGGATGACCCGGGTGAGCCAGATCGACTGGAAGCCACTAACACTGACCAGGGTGTCCTCAATCTGTCTGTGAGGGAAGCGCCAAAACATCCCCTCCCACAGCAAACTCAGACTTCAATGACTGGCGTGTCTCAGCCAATACAGATATTCAACCATATACACCCTCCGGCTTTCCCAATTGCTATTGACCACAGTGCCCTTCGGCTGTACTACCCCTATCTGAACCCCATGCACGAACAAACTAGACTGTGTTGTGGATCTTTACCAACCCACACATCCCTAACAGAGCAAAGGGAAGCGTGCGTGTCACAGTACGGTCGCCATCTTCTCAGGGCTACGTCTAACGCCAAGCACGCACGGCAGGCTATAAGCCCACAATGCTACCAAAGCCACATGGCAGAACCTTCTACAGAGAAATCCAGTGCGTCCTCTATGCCATTCCCCTTCCCAATGCCGTCAGAAACAGAAGGAGAACCCCTCGACCTGATCCCGAGATCTCTCTTCACTAGTAAATCAAGAAAAGGCCACTTGTGTATTTACTGTGGGAAACTCTACTCCAGGAAATACGGGCTGAAGATTCATCTGCGCACACACACTGGGTACAAGCCATTGAAGTGTAAGGTGTGTCTGAGACCGTTTGGGGATCCAAGCAATCTCAACAAACATGTTCGACTTCATGCAGAAGGAGAGACACCATACAGATGCGAGTTCTGCGGCAAGGTACTGGTAAGACGGCGAGACCTGGAACGACACATAAGGTCTCGCCACCCAGATAAAGCAGAGAAGCAGCTGGAGGATAAGGTGCTTAGCGACGGAGAGCATGCCGATACCACAACTGCAGACACTGATGATACCTTAGACAGGGAAATTgtggttacatga